A window of the Henckelia pumila isolate YLH828 chromosome 3, ASM3356847v2, whole genome shotgun sequence genome harbors these coding sequences:
- the LOC140887915 gene encoding probable WRKY transcription factor 4 isoform X2 produces the protein MGESIEDVSKSKPTISVPPRDALYINWSALGFSPGPMTLVSSYLGDQAPFSFSQLLAGAMASPAPDSGKQIREATFGKYSDTGSGYKRNRPINLVVAAQPSEPQSLSPLFMFPPGLSPSGLLNSPAFLSPLNSPFGMSHQQALAHVTAQAALSQSYIQMQEEFHRSSSTAATEAFDHHHSSAPKESSAQQTSALPESSKVEASDVSLSDKRAASVAGDKPAGDGYNWRKYGQKHVKASECPRSYYKCTHPNCPVKKKVERGVDGHVSEITYKGQHNHDPPHPNKLGMDNSVLKVKPVFTEAVGFPATTQQSFEHLPVTAHNEEMKDSAVVVNGDDDELIAKRRNVDIGSSMPASSQQTVTDSKIVVQTRSEVDLLDDGFKWRKYGQKVVKGNPHPRKHVERASADPKCVITTYEGKHNHDIPAGKYNSHGSGNTGSHQFKAQKMAAKNPMASKEIDFGTIKQTPMTLQLKEEQILGA, from the exons ATGGGCGAGAGCATTGAAGATGTTTCTAAATCGAAGCCGACGATCTCGGTGCCCCCACGTGATGCTCTCTATATAAACTGGTCAGCTCTTGGATTCAGCCCGGGTCCGATGACGCTCGTGTCCAGCTACCTCGGGGACCAGGCTCCCTTTTCTTTCTCTCAGCTTTTAGCTGGAGCCATGGCTTCGCCGGCTCCAGATTCTGGGAAACAAATCAGAGAGGCCACTTTTGGTAAATATAGCGACACCGGCTCTGGGTATAAGCGGAATAGGCCCATCAATCTGGTCGTGGCGGCTCAGCCGTCGGAGCCGCAAAGTTTGAGTCCACTCTTCATGTTTCCGCCGGGATTGAGTCCTTCTGGATTGCTTAATTCTCCTGCCTTTTTATCCCCTCTAAAC AGCCCATTTGGAATGTCGCACCAGCAGGCTCTAGCTCATGTGACAGCTCAGGCGGCACTATCCCAATCTTACATTCAGATGCAAGAAGAATTTCACCGTTCGTCATCTACAGCTGCCACAGAAGCATTTGATCATCATCATTCTTCTGCACCAAAAGAATCCTCGGCACAGCAGACCAGTGCTTTACCAGAGAGTTCAAAGGTTGAGGCATCTGACGTTTCCCTATCCGATAAAAGAGCTGCTTCTGTTGCTGGTGATAAACCGGCCGGTGATGGTTATAACTGGAGGAAATACGGTCAAAAGCATGTGAAGGCCAGCGAATGTCCTCGGAGCTACTACAAATGCACACATCCTAACTGTCCTGTCAAGAAAAAGGTCGAAAGAGGGGTCGATGGTCACGTATCTGAGATTACGTACAAAGGACAGCACAACCACGATCCACCCCATCCCAATAAACTGGGAATGGATAATTCTGTTTTAAAAGTGAAGCCCGTTTTTACTGAGGCCGTAGGTTTTCCAGCAACCACTCAACAGTCATTTGAGCATCTTCctgtaactgctcacaatgagGAAATGAAAGATTCTGCAGTAGTTGTAAATGGGGATGATGACGAACTGATTGCCAAAAGAAG GAATGTGGATATTGGATCATCAATGCCAGCTTCATCACAACAAACCGTTACAGATTCAAAAATTGTTGTTCAGACCAGAAGTGAAGTTGATCTTTTGGACGATGGATTCAAATGGAGAAAATATGGACAGAAAGTAGTTAAGGGGAATCCTCATCCAAG GAAACATGTCGAGAGAGCTTCAGCAGACCCCAAATGTGTCATTACTACGTATGAGGGTAAACATAATCATGATATCCCAGCAGGAAAGTATAACAGCCATGGCTCAGGCAATACAGGCTCTCACCAGTTCAAGGCGCAAAAAATGGCTGCTAAGAATCCTATGGCAAGTAAAGAAATAGATTTTGGGACTATAAAACAAACCCCGATGACTCTTCAGCTAAAAGAAGAACAAATTTTAGGCGCCTGA
- the LOC140887915 gene encoding probable WRKY transcription factor 4 isoform X1, whose product MGESIEDVSKSKPTISVPPRDALYINWSALGFSPGPMTLVSSYLGDQAPFSFSQLLAGAMASPAPDSGKQIREATFGKYSDTGSGYKRNRPINLVVAAQPSEPQSLSPLFMFPPGLSPSGLLNSPAFLSPLNSPFGMSHQQALAHVTAQAALSQSYIQMQEEFHRSSSTAATEAFDHHHSSAPKESSAQQTSALPESSKVEASDVSLSDKRAASVAGDKPAGDGYNWRKYGQKHVKASECPRSYYKCTHPNCPVKKKVERGVDGHVSEITYKGQHNHDPPHPNKLGMDNSVLKVKPVFTEAVGFPATTQQSFEHLPVTAHNEEMKDSAVVVNGDDDELIAKRRNVDIGSSMPASSQQTVTDSKIVVQTRSEVDLLDDGFKWRKYGQKVVKGNPHPRSYYRCTYSGCDVRKHVERASADPKCVITTYEGKHNHDIPAGKYNSHGSGNTGSHQFKAQKMAAKNPMASKEIDFGTIKQTPMTLQLKEEQILGA is encoded by the exons ATGGGCGAGAGCATTGAAGATGTTTCTAAATCGAAGCCGACGATCTCGGTGCCCCCACGTGATGCTCTCTATATAAACTGGTCAGCTCTTGGATTCAGCCCGGGTCCGATGACGCTCGTGTCCAGCTACCTCGGGGACCAGGCTCCCTTTTCTTTCTCTCAGCTTTTAGCTGGAGCCATGGCTTCGCCGGCTCCAGATTCTGGGAAACAAATCAGAGAGGCCACTTTTGGTAAATATAGCGACACCGGCTCTGGGTATAAGCGGAATAGGCCCATCAATCTGGTCGTGGCGGCTCAGCCGTCGGAGCCGCAAAGTTTGAGTCCACTCTTCATGTTTCCGCCGGGATTGAGTCCTTCTGGATTGCTTAATTCTCCTGCCTTTTTATCCCCTCTAAAC AGCCCATTTGGAATGTCGCACCAGCAGGCTCTAGCTCATGTGACAGCTCAGGCGGCACTATCCCAATCTTACATTCAGATGCAAGAAGAATTTCACCGTTCGTCATCTACAGCTGCCACAGAAGCATTTGATCATCATCATTCTTCTGCACCAAAAGAATCCTCGGCACAGCAGACCAGTGCTTTACCAGAGAGTTCAAAGGTTGAGGCATCTGACGTTTCCCTATCCGATAAAAGAGCTGCTTCTGTTGCTGGTGATAAACCGGCCGGTGATGGTTATAACTGGAGGAAATACGGTCAAAAGCATGTGAAGGCCAGCGAATGTCCTCGGAGCTACTACAAATGCACACATCCTAACTGTCCTGTCAAGAAAAAGGTCGAAAGAGGGGTCGATGGTCACGTATCTGAGATTACGTACAAAGGACAGCACAACCACGATCCACCCCATCCCAATAAACTGGGAATGGATAATTCTGTTTTAAAAGTGAAGCCCGTTTTTACTGAGGCCGTAGGTTTTCCAGCAACCACTCAACAGTCATTTGAGCATCTTCctgtaactgctcacaatgagGAAATGAAAGATTCTGCAGTAGTTGTAAATGGGGATGATGACGAACTGATTGCCAAAAGAAG GAATGTGGATATTGGATCATCAATGCCAGCTTCATCACAACAAACCGTTACAGATTCAAAAATTGTTGTTCAGACCAGAAGTGAAGTTGATCTTTTGGACGATGGATTCAAATGGAGAAAATATGGACAGAAAGTAGTTAAGGGGAATCCTCATCCAAG GAGTTATTATCGATGCACATATTCTGGTTGTGATGTTAGGAAACATGTCGAGAGAGCTTCAGCAGACCCCAAATGTGTCATTACTACGTATGAGGGTAAACATAATCATGATATCCCAGCAGGAAAGTATAACAGCCATGGCTCAGGCAATACAGGCTCTCACCAGTTCAAGGCGCAAAAAATGGCTGCTAAGAATCCTATGGCAAGTAAAGAAATAGATTTTGGGACTATAAAACAAACCCCGATGACTCTTCAGCTAAAAGAAGAACAAATTTTAGGCGCCTGA